A genomic segment from Amphiura filiformis chromosome 10, Afil_fr2py, whole genome shotgun sequence encodes:
- the LOC140162685 gene encoding uncharacterized protein, whose amino-acid sequence MQSSNDRLVFFLFFCVIFAMTKVAMVMLYLSDEPPSNLGDVAQSQRFAEMEYHRIVLRSLEEKRQAILAAKLEEKESGEVREDDGKKEENAKIMVDRIREKVNDMEKEKKVEKEKDIEKEKGVAVGAKGRRNNAESDDGIEGEAKIEQETFLQIIEQRDGKWFHDELQFPIMPTSEKCPSSGRDMFLVSLILSYPKNVKERQAIRNTYGGIEDVKGKKVRTLFFIGTPPTEPLRSEMAQKLKSENDEYGDILQTNVHESVKKTTPPTSRIMAAFKWILVKCHFAKFVMIGNDELFLNYANIVRIIDKADGTKGAFIGRSKKNERPQRENKKEWNYVGADKYKGEFYPPFCIGGAGFIVSKHFIQQGYTKVLLHPEKAKKFPLGDVYLGMLAQELRIPPRYNDNFRKAGGEATYCDLRDSVTMGEFNTAEKMITAWKNFSTPVEKCPPYFPEEKDIKEWCKGVDNEKYFDTVLNVRANPKDACERNELTKAPPYLLALVSSQPEHFQLRDAIRQTWGAPRYMSPLNARTLFVLGKSHNQTDAMTNKIIKEAREKRDIILADFNESFHNLTLKVVLGLRWTSLYCDQVRYIYKGDDDMLVNFGRIIQHLENIPRLQAEYYFLGHMMTRSPVIRTGKKYFVSRETYPFKYFLPYFSGGGYIFSIAAARKMYESSLNTKLIPIDDAYAGILAFRQNITLRGSNDFITTGSRKDACRLRTAFNLHGFKRTDIMIDTWHQFLDPSNNCDDDK is encoded by the coding sequence ATGCAGTCCAGTAACGACCGTCTGGTATTCTTTCTCTTCTTCTGCGTCATCTTCGCGATGACCAAGGTGGCCATGGTGATGCTGTACCTCTCTGATGAACCACCATCAAATCTGGGTGATGTTGCACAATCGCAACGCTTCGCTGAAATGGAATATCATCGAATTGTGTTGAGGAGTTTAGAGGAAAAACGACAAGCTATACTCGCTGCGAAGTTAGAGGAAAAGGAATCTGGAGAAGTACGGGAGGATGATGGTAAGAAGGAAGAGAATGCCAAAATTATGGTTGATAGAATTCGAGAGAAGGTGAATGATATGGAGAAGGAGAAAAAAGTAGAGAAGGAGAAAGATATTGAGAAGGAGAAAGGTGTCGCAGTCGGAGCGAAAGGTCGTCGAAATAATGCAGAAAGTGATGATGGTATAGAGGGTGAGGCAAAAATTGAACAAGAAACGTTTTTACAGATAATAGAGCAGAGAGATGGTAAATGGTTTCACGATGAGCTACAGTTTCCTATCATGCCAACTAGTGAGAAATGCCCCTCCTCAGGACGAGACATGTTCCTGGTTTCATTGATTTTATCCTATCCAAAGAATGTGAAAGAAAGACAAGCAATTAGAAATACATACGGTGGAATTGAAGATGTAAAGGGTAAGAAAGTCAGAACGTTGTTTTTTATCGGTACACCACCGACTGAACCGTTGAGAAGCGAAATGGCGCAAAAGTTGAAATCCGAAAACGATGAGTATGGTGATATATTACAAACAAATGTGCATGAGTCTGTGAAGAAGACTACACCTCCGACGTCACGAATCATGGCGGCGTTCAAATGGATCCTCGTTAAGTGTCATTTCGCTAAATTTGTCATGATTGGAAACGATGAACTGTTTCTAAACTACGCTAATATAGTGAGGATTATAGATAAAGCCGATGGGACCAAGGGTGCTTTTATTGGGAGGAGCAAAAAGAATGAACGACCTCAAAGAGAGAATAAAAAAGAATGGAACTATGTTGGTGCAGACAAATATAAAGGTGAATTTTACCCGCCATTTTGCATTGGAGGGGCAGGATTCATCGTCTCAAAACATTTCATACAACAAGGTTACACCAAAGTATTACTACATCCAGAAAAAGCGAAGAAGTTTCCACTCGGTGATGTGTACTTAGGGATGCTGGCCCAAGAGCTGCGGATACCACCCCGGTACAATGATAACTTTAGAAAAGCTGGAGGAGAAGCAACTTATTGCGATCTTCGCGATTCGGTAACAATGGGTGAATTTAACACGGCAGAGAAAATGATTACCGCATGGAAGAATTTCAGTACTCCTGTTGAAAAATGTCCGCCGTATTTCCCAGAGGAAAAAGACATTAAGGAGTGGTGTAAAGGTGTTGATAATGAGAAATATTTTGATACAGTGCTAAATGTTAGAGCGAATCCTAAGGACGCCTGCGAACGAAATGAGCTCACCAAAGCGCCACCATACTTGTTGGCGTTAGTGAGTAGCCAACCCGAGCACTTTCAATTACGTGACGCGATTCGTCAAACCTGGGGCGCTCCTCGGTATATGAGCCCACTCAACGCAAGGACGTTATTCGTGCTCGGCAAATCCCACAACCAAACCGACGCTATGACgaataaaataatcaaagaaGCGAGAGAAAAAAGAGATATAATTCTCGCGGATTTTAATGAATCGTTTCATAATTTAACGCTAAAAGTGGTGTTAGGTCTTCGCTGGACATCGCTCTACTGTGATCAAGTCAGATATATCTACAAGGGTGACGATGATATGCTTGTCAACTTTGGTCGTATCATACAACATCTGGAGAACATTCCAAGGCTGCAAGCGGAATACTACTTCCTGGGTCATATGATGACCCGGTCACCGGTGATTCGAACTGGGAAAAAATATTTCGTTTCGCGCGAAACGTATCCATTTAAGTACTTTTTACCATACTTTTCTGGTGGTggttatatattttcaatagCAGCGGCTCGTAAAATGTACGAATCATCGCTAAATACGAAACTGATTCCTATTGATGACGCATATGCAGGAATTTTAGCATTTAGACAAAATATTACATTACGAGGCTCAAATGATTTCATTACGACTGGTAGTAGAAAGGATGCGTGTCGACTAAGAACTGCTTTTAATTTACACGGGTTTAAAAGAACCGATATTATGATTGATACATGGCATCAGTTTCTAGACCCGTCCAACAATTGTGATGATGATAAATGA